In Andreesenia angusta, a single genomic region encodes these proteins:
- a CDS encoding M42 family peptidase, with product MVGVKRGNGSGKKVMLMAHIDEIGFMVSNADKNGLLQFSTIGGFDPRTLLYQDVVLHGERKLNGVIVPEKFSLEEQDRSKAIPIEDLRIDIGTKSKEEALSMVEIGTTATVDRELLTLEGNHISGKAMDDRACVGVLLECGSELLKYNHQLDVYFVGSVQEEVGTRGAVTSAYEIDPEIGIAVDVTFGHTSDLSDEETIEMGKGSGITIGGNMHRGLREKMIEIAKKHNIPYQIEVSPGQTGTDARSIQITKAGIPTLLLAVPLRYMHTSIEVVNMNDVESSGRLLARFIAEICESELEELTCC from the coding sequence GTGGTCGGAGTAAAGCGAGGAAACGGTTCAGGCAAGAAGGTAATGCTGATGGCCCATATAGATGAGATAGGCTTTATGGTCAGCAACGCCGACAAGAACGGACTACTACAGTTTAGCACCATAGGGGGATTCGACCCAAGGACGCTGCTCTATCAGGACGTAGTGCTGCATGGAGAGAGAAAGTTAAACGGTGTAATAGTTCCGGAGAAGTTCAGCTTAGAAGAGCAGGACAGGTCTAAAGCTATACCTATAGAAGACCTTAGAATAGACATAGGGACCAAGAGCAAAGAAGAGGCACTTTCCATGGTGGAAATAGGAACTACCGCCACTGTGGACAGGGAGCTTCTAACGCTTGAGGGAAACCATATAAGCGGAAAGGCCATGGACGACAGGGCTTGCGTTGGAGTGCTCCTAGAGTGTGGCTCGGAGCTTTTGAAGTACAACCATCAGCTAGACGTCTACTTTGTAGGGTCTGTGCAGGAGGAGGTTGGAACAAGAGGGGCAGTTACAAGCGCATATGAAATAGATCCTGAGATAGGAATAGCTGTAGACGTGACCTTCGGGCATACTTCTGATCTTTCGGACGAGGAGACAATAGAGATGGGAAAAGGCTCCGGGATAACTATAGGCGGGAATATGCACAGAGGGCTAAGAGAGAAGATGATAGAGATTGCGAAAAAGCACAATATCCCATACCAGATAGAGGTGAGCCCAGGCCAGACAGGGACGGATGCAAGGTCTATACAGATAACAAAAGCCGGCATACCTACACTGCTATTGGCTGTCCCGCTTAGATATATGCATACATCTATAGAGGTTGTGAATATGAACGACGTGGAGAGTTCGGGCAGGCTTCTTGCGAGGTTTATAGCAGAAATATGCGAAAGCGAACTGGAGGAATTGACATGTTGTTAA